CAAAGGCTACCGTGTATCAAAAACTGTACAATAACCTGGAATATCCATTGCAAGACGGCAAGGGGCTGGTCAAATCATCCGCCGATATCAAGGAGCAGGTTCATAAGGTGATAAATAAGGGAGGAACGTCACTTACCTTCGGCTATCAGGGGACGGAACGAAGTCTCAAGGAAGATTTGCAATCCTTATATCAACTTGGCTTGAAGTCCATTTCCTATCAGATTACGGATCTTGGAAGTACCGGCAATCTTCGTGTAACCCTAAAATGGGCCTGATGATTTTGCTGTAAAAAGCTACATTAACAAAGGAGTATTCTAATTTATATGCACAAGCGTTCCTTTACCTATTTGCTTGGCACGCAGACGCTGTCCAATGCGGCCGACATTCTTTATATTATGGCACTTGTGTCTCTGGTTTTTCATGAAACAGACTCGATCTTCTCTTCGGTGCTCGTTCCGTTGCTGCGAATGGGTGCACAGATGATCAGCGGCTTTTTGGCACCGCTCATTTTGGCCCGGTTCCAGCTTCCATTTATTTTATTCGTTTCCCAGTTCGGACAACTGGCCTTCTTCGCTGTACTGCTGGGCCACTTGTGGTCAGCGGGCACGGAGCCCGTATGGGTGATTGTGTTTGCGTTGGTGACAGCCATGTCCTTTCTGGACGGCTGGACTACACCTGCGCGCAATGCGCTGATTCCCCGCCTTGCTTCTGGGGAAGGGCTCATGCGGGCAAACAGTCTGGTATCGGTCAGCGATCAGACGGTGCAATTAGCGGGGTGGGGGCTTAGTGGTGTGCTCGTAGCTATGCTGGGCTCGGAAAAAACATTGCTGGTGGCTGGCGGTCTGTATATGATAGCGCTGATCTTCACCAGCTTGATTCGAGATCCCCTAGAACGCAAAGCCCATTATTTGCTTCAGCCTGGAACAAGGGTGCAAAATGGAGATGTCTCAGCTTATGAGGCTGTAACCGAGCCGGGACAAGGGCACCATGACTTGCCTCCCGCACAGTTGGAAGATAAGCTGTATGGTCCGGAATCAGAGAGTCTGTCGGTGCCTCCTAAACGTAAAAAGGAAATACTGCGAGAAGGTTGGAGTCTCATCGGAGCCAGTCGCAGACTGAAGGCTCTTATTTTTATGGATATGATTGACCTGCTGGGGGGATCGGTTTGGGTAGGCGCGTTCACGCTTGCCTTCGCTCAGCAGGTCTTGCACAAGAGCGAGGCATGGTGGGGATACATCAATGCCGCGTATTTTGCAGGGGCGATTGGCGGTGGCATCGTAGTCCTTGCCTGCGTCAAGCTGTTGCAGCGCAGACTGCTGCCCGCCATGCTAGCAGGAATGGCAGGCTATGGACTGCTGACAGCTTGGTACGCACTGAACACATTACCGCCACTAACGCTGCTTATCGTGCTGTTGATGGGGCTACCTGCGGAAATGTCGGTCGTCTCCCGCCGCACGATGATGCAAATGAGTGTGTCGGTACATGATTTGCCTAAGGTGCTGTCCGCCCAGGCTACGCTGACAAGCCTGACGTTTTGTATTTCGCTGCTTTTAATGGGCTGGATTGCAGATCATCTGGGTATCGTTAATTTGTACTTGTTTTCTGCGGTGTTGACGCTGATTGCTGTCATATACGGTATTTTTAGTCGTCGTGCCTTATCTATGACTTTATCAGCTGAAGTAGCTGCTTCTTCCAAATAAACAGAAAAAGCCCGTCTCCGGGCATATACAGGGGAACATGCGGATAACGGTCTTGGGACCAGGTGTATCGGCGTGTTTCCCTGATATGTGGAGACGGGCTTTTTATCACACACGGTATTCTATTATTTATCCGAAGGCGGATTTGAACTCAAATCACATTCTTTTAGCGGAACGATTTTAGTACGTTTGATCCATTTGTAGCCAAGCCACAGCAGAAGGAACAGTGGTACACTCATGTACGTAGCGATCATCGTTTTCCAGTCAATCTCCTGTCCGGTGAAGGCATCCGTCCCTTGCCCGATAATGACAATGATACATAGAGCAAAGGCGAACAACGGTCCAAACGGGAACCAGCGGGCTTTGTATGGAAGCTCACTCAGACTGTGACCCTGTGCAGTAAAGGCACGGCGGAAACGATAGTGGCTGACTGCAATCCCAACCCACGTAATAAATCCGCACATTCCCGAGGCATTGAGTAGCCAGTTATAGACTACACCGTCTCCATACAGGGAGGCGAGAAAAGCCAGCATACCAACAGCAGTCGTAATCAGAAGTGCATTCATAGGAATGCCGCGTCGATTGATACGCCCAAGGAAACGGGGGGCTTTACCTTCCCGCGCCAAAGCGTACAGTACCCGAGTCGCTGCATACATACCCGAGTTGCCTGCCGACAATACGGAAGTCAAAATAACGGCGTTCATGACTGAGGCAGCAATGGCAAGCCCCGCTTTTTCAAATACGAGCGTGAACGGACTGACTCCGATATCACTGATATCTCCTCGCAACAGATTCGGATTCGTATACGGAATGATCAAACCAATAACGAGAATCGCGAGAATATAAAAGAACAAGATACGCCAGAAGATTTGACGGATGGCACGTGGCACATTGTCACGCGGATTTTCGCTCTCGCCTGCGGCTACCCCAATCAGCTCGGTTCCCTGAAAGGAAAAGCCCGCAGCCATAAATACGCCCAATACAGCGAAGAATCCACCATGGAACGGGGCATCTCCTACCGTGAAGTTGGCAAATCCTACCGCAGGACCACCCATGATGCCGAAAATCATCAGCACCCCTACGGCCAAAAAGATGATTACAGTCACAATTTTAATCATCGCGAACCAGTATTCGGACTCACCGTAGCCTTTGACCGTCAACGCGTTCAGCAAGAAGATTATGGCCAAGAATAACAGACTCCACCAGGCAGAGTGACTTTCTGGAAACCAGTATTTGATGAGCACGGTCGCTGCTGCCAATTCGGCAGCAATCGTTACTGCCCAGTTGTACCAGAAGTTCCAGCCCATGGCAAAACCAAAAGCCGGATCGACGAAGCGACCTGCATAGGTATTAAAAGAGCCGGATTCAGGCATAAACGTAGCCAACTCACCGAGGCTGGTCATTAAGAAGTAGACCATAAGGCCAACTGCTGCATAAGCCAGCAGGGCACCGCCAGGTCCAGCTTCGGCGACCGCGCCTCCACTGGCGAGGAATAGCCCTGTTCCGATCGAGCCGCCGAGGGCGATCATCGTCATATGGCGGGCTTTGAGACTTTTACGCAAGGTTGCGTCAGATGTTGCTTTGTGTTGCACGTTCAAACACTCCTTCATGAAATTGTATTTCATGTCAGGGCAAGAGCCAGAAGGAGGGGGAGTATATAAATCAAAAGACCGCAGGGAATACGCCTGCGGTCTTGTCTATGCATTCCGCACCATACCTTCTTCTATAACAAGATAGCTCAACACACGTGTCTGTGTTAGGACATCGCGTGACAGTTCTGCTCCTTTCGGTTAGCAGCCCCAGCATACGGAGTATTTACAAAGAGTCAGCTCCGCATACTTCGGCGGGTGTACCTTTCTACTGGAATCTCAGACGGCTCTTGGCGTCTCCTCCAGTGTACTGATTACATCCGCGACCTCTACCTCATCATAAAACAGGTTGATGAGGTGTATGACATGATATTATATTGTATAGCGAACTACAGTATATCGTACCTGTACACCTTCTGACAATCGACAATTTTTTGAAAATCCACTTATCGATTCTTAAATCAGGAGTTCCGTTTGGCCATCTGCTGCCAAACCGTACCTGCGGCTTGCTCGCCTGATTCGATGCGCTCCAGCGCCATTTTAGCTTGTAGACTGACCTCGAATTCGGGGTCATCGACGGCCTTCTCCAGCGCATCACGCGCATCCTCGGTTCCAACCTCGTATAGAAAACGGGCTGCACGCCAGCGAACCAGCTTGCTGCTGTCCGATAGGGCTCCGATCATAGCACTGGTAGCGACGGGATCGCCAATGTCCGACAACGTGTCGCCAGCAGTGCGGCGTACTGCCGCTGAAGGATCGCGCAGCGCCTCGAACAGCAGTTCCATCGCCTCCGGTGTACGAATATCGCCCAGATAGACGACTCCCAGCCGCCGCAGCTGCATTTTGTCGTCATGCAGCGCTTGCCGGATCAGCGGCAAATGCTCGGGCGTCGGCTCCAGCCGATCCAGTGCAGCGTAGCGTGTGCGCCAGTCCTCGTGTTGCAGGGCCTGCTTCAGCTCGGCATCGCTCCACTCGCGGCGTTCCTCCACGAATTCGCTGTTGTCCGCGCCGTGGGCAATCGCCTGCTGGATAATTTGTTCCAGCCGATCCTGCGGAAAGGCTGCCTCCAATTCCTGCTCAACCTCGCGAGCAATATCCGGCAGTTCACCGTAGCGGACGCCGTAATCACTCAGCTTACGTTCTTTGATCAGCGTTGCACTCGCTACGCGGGTAACGGCTTGCACGAAGCGGTCGGACAAGGAAATTCGTTCCTCCTGCTGACCCGCTTTAACTCGAATTTGCATGGGAAGGCCGCGAAAAAATTGTACAAAAACCTGTGCTTCACCAAACGCTTCCCCAGAGGTTTCCTCTGGTAAATCCCAATTAGCGTCAGCACCTTCCTCGCCTAGCTGATCCCGGACCTGACCCAGAATAGTAGACCAATCGGCATTTCCTTTACGGTCAAGGGCTACAAAATCAGTCGTGTGAAACACGCTTTTGACCCCTTCAATGGCCAGCATACGCCGGATAAATGGGGGAGCCGAACGCTCATTGTCCCGTGTATATGTTCTGCGGATACCCGCTTCCAGCCGCTCATCCAGATGCAGCATCATGGTGTTCGGACTGGGAGTTGGCTCGATAGATGTTATCTTCATAGCTCGGTACAGCCTCCTGTTCAAAAGTTCTCCATATATCATATATAGCTTATCTGTATTGTACCTCATTCTGCGTAGGTCTCCAAAGAGGGGGTTTTCGTTTATAGAGAAAACACAATGACATATATCACATGATTTAGATGAGTATACCTGTTAAATAGGAGTATTTCATAGGTTTTATTCTAGAAATCCGGGGGCGGTGGCGGTGGGAAGTACCATCCGACTGCGCAGTGGCACTATAGGTAACTTTTAAGTTCGGTTTTAGTCT
This window of the Paenibacillus polymyxa genome carries:
- a CDS encoding MFS transporter codes for the protein MHKRSFTYLLGTQTLSNAADILYIMALVSLVFHETDSIFSSVLVPLLRMGAQMISGFLAPLILARFQLPFILFVSQFGQLAFFAVLLGHLWSAGTEPVWVIVFALVTAMSFLDGWTTPARNALIPRLASGEGLMRANSLVSVSDQTVQLAGWGLSGVLVAMLGSEKTLLVAGGLYMIALIFTSLIRDPLERKAHYLLQPGTRVQNGDVSAYEAVTEPGQGHHDLPPAQLEDKLYGPESESLSVPPKRKKEILREGWSLIGASRRLKALIFMDMIDLLGGSVWVGAFTLAFAQQVLHKSEAWWGYINAAYFAGAIGGGIVVLACVKLLQRRLLPAMLAGMAGYGLLTAWYALNTLPPLTLLIVLLMGLPAEMSVVSRRTMMQMSVSVHDLPKVLSAQATLTSLTFCISLLLMGWIADHLGIVNLYLFSAVLTLIAVIYGIFSRRALSMTLSAEVAASSK
- a CDS encoding virulence factor, producing MKITSIEPTPSPNTMMLHLDERLEAGIRRTYTRDNERSAPPFIRRMLAIEGVKSVFHTTDFVALDRKGNADWSTILGQVRDQLGEEGADANWDLPEETSGEAFGEAQVFVQFFRGLPMQIRVKAGQQEERISLSDRFVQAVTRVASATLIKERKLSDYGVRYGELPDIAREVEQELEAAFPQDRLEQIIQQAIAHGADNSEFVEERREWSDAELKQALQHEDWRTRYAALDRLEPTPEHLPLIRQALHDDKMQLRRLGVVYLGDIRTPEAMELLFEALRDPSAAVRRTAGDTLSDIGDPVATSAMIGALSDSSKLVRWRAARFLYEVGTEDARDALEKAVDDPEFEVSLQAKMALERIESGEQAAGTVWQQMAKRNS
- a CDS encoding amino acid permease, which codes for MQHKATSDATLRKSLKARHMTMIALGGSIGTGLFLASGGAVAEAGPGGALLAYAAVGLMVYFLMTSLGELATFMPESGSFNTYAGRFVDPAFGFAMGWNFWYNWAVTIAAELAAATVLIKYWFPESHSAWWSLLFLAIIFLLNALTVKGYGESEYWFAMIKIVTVIIFLAVGVLMIFGIMGGPAVGFANFTVGDAPFHGGFFAVLGVFMAAGFSFQGTELIGVAAGESENPRDNVPRAIRQIFWRILFFYILAILVIGLIIPYTNPNLLRGDISDIGVSPFTLVFEKAGLAIAASVMNAVILTSVLSAGNSGMYAATRVLYALAREGKAPRFLGRINRRGIPMNALLITTAVGMLAFLASLYGDGVVYNWLLNASGMCGFITWVGIAVSHYRFRRAFTAQGHSLSELPYKARWFPFGPLFAFALCIIVIIGQGTDAFTGQEIDWKTMIATYMSVPLFLLLWLGYKWIKRTKIVPLKECDLSSNPPSDK